The following are encoded in a window of Paraburkholderia hospita genomic DNA:
- a CDS encoding IS30 family transposase, with the protein MGQKYEHLGAEERGAIFAMKQENKSTREIARVLRRSPATISRELRRNGWKPDHERGPMGRPAIAGGYNAANAGRRAARLRRKPRCERKLHPDGPLWAEVRQYLEGGLSPEQVCAQLERVHPEEPALNVSHETIYHAIYAAPRGALRRELVALLRQGRSTRKPRTRGQDRRGKLVDMVSIHVRPPEANDRLIPGHWEGDLIKGAGNRSAVGTLIDRSTLFVMLVKIDGSTAEAALDAYSAAFAPLPAELRQTLTYDQGKEMAEHKKLAEATGIRIYFCDPHSPWQRGICENTNGLLRQYLPKGTDLSVFSQRQLDLIAMRMNIRPRKTLGWKTPAEAFMEKCAEQDIAINPAVALSL; encoded by the coding sequence ATGGGACAAAAATACGAACACCTTGGTGCCGAGGAGCGCGGTGCTATCTTTGCAATGAAGCAGGAGAACAAGAGTACGCGGGAGATTGCACGTGTGTTACGGCGTTCGCCAGCCACGATCAGCCGTGAACTCAGGCGCAATGGCTGGAAGCCGGATCATGAGCGAGGTCCAATGGGACGTCCCGCTATCGCTGGCGGCTACAATGCCGCGAACGCGGGCCGCCGGGCGGCAAGGCTGCGGCGCAAGCCGCGCTGTGAGCGCAAGCTGCATCCTGACGGACCATTGTGGGCCGAGGTACGTCAATACCTGGAAGGCGGCCTCTCGCCTGAGCAGGTGTGCGCCCAACTCGAACGTGTGCATCCCGAAGAACCTGCCTTGAACGTCTCGCACGAAACGATCTACCACGCCATCTATGCCGCGCCGCGTGGCGCATTGCGGCGTGAACTGGTTGCCCTGCTCAGGCAGGGGCGTAGCACGCGCAAGCCGCGCACACGCGGGCAGGACCGCCGTGGGAAGCTCGTCGACATGGTGAGCATTCATGTGCGCCCGCCCGAGGCCAACGACCGGTTGATTCCGGGCCACTGGGAAGGCGATCTGATCAAGGGTGCGGGCAACCGTTCGGCCGTGGGGACCCTGATTGATCGCAGCACCCTGTTCGTGATGCTGGTGAAGATTGATGGCAGCACCGCCGAGGCGGCGCTTGATGCCTACAGTGCGGCGTTCGCGCCGCTGCCGGCAGAACTGCGCCAGACCCTGACGTACGACCAGGGCAAGGAAATGGCAGAACATAAAAAGCTTGCCGAGGCCACCGGTATCCGTATCTACTTCTGCGATCCGCACAGCCCCTGGCAACGCGGTATCTGCGAGAACACCAATGGTCTGCTGCGCCAGTACCTGCCCAAAGGCACAGACCTCTCCGTGTTCTCGCAGCGCCAGCTCGACCTGATCGCGATGCGCATGAACATCCGTCCGCGCAAGACGCTCGGCTGGAAGACCCCTGCAGAAGCTTTTATGGAAAAATGCGCGGAACAGGATATTGCGATCAACCCCGCTGTTGCACTTAGCCTTTGA
- a CDS encoding circularly permuted type 2 ATP-grasp protein, giving the protein MRCFDEMRQFDDAVRPHYQRFERWLVQQGSEAIERKRAEADLLFRRVGITFAVNGDLSGTERLIPFDLIPRIIPRGEWQTLEAGLRQRVQALNLFIHDVYHDRNIVRAGIVPADQVYTNAQYRPEMQGVDVPLAVYAHIAGVDVVRAGENGEFYVLEDNLRVPSGVSYMLENRKMMMRLFPELFVQNRIAPVAHYPDLLLDTLRSVAPEGVDDPVVVVLTPGMYNSAYFEHTFLAQQMGVELVEGKDLFVDDNYVFMRTTQGPRRVDVIYRRVDDDFLDPLAFRPDSALGVPGLLTAYRAGRVALANAMGTGIADDKSIYPYVPDMIEFYLGEKPILNNVPTYQCRKPDDLAYTLAHLPELVVKEVHGAGGYGMLVGPASTSAEIEAFRQRLIEKPAGYIAQPTLALSACPTFVEAGIAPRHIDLRPFVLSGKTVTMCAGGLTRVALQEGSLVVNSSQGGGTKDTWMVD; this is encoded by the coding sequence ATGCGATGCTTTGACGAGATGCGTCAGTTCGATGACGCCGTGCGGCCGCATTATCAGCGGTTCGAACGCTGGCTCGTGCAGCAGGGCAGTGAGGCAATCGAGAGAAAGCGGGCCGAAGCCGATCTGCTGTTTCGCCGCGTCGGCATCACGTTCGCCGTCAACGGCGATCTGTCAGGTACGGAGCGGCTCATCCCGTTCGATCTGATCCCGCGCATCATCCCGCGCGGCGAATGGCAAACGCTCGAAGCCGGCCTCAGGCAGCGCGTCCAGGCGCTCAACCTCTTCATCCACGACGTCTATCACGACCGCAATATCGTCCGCGCCGGCATCGTGCCCGCCGATCAGGTCTACACCAACGCGCAATACCGGCCGGAAATGCAGGGCGTCGACGTGCCGCTCGCCGTCTACGCGCATATCGCAGGCGTCGACGTCGTGCGCGCCGGCGAGAACGGCGAGTTCTACGTGCTCGAAGACAATCTGCGCGTGCCGTCGGGCGTGTCGTACATGCTCGAAAACCGCAAGATGATGATGCGGCTCTTCCCCGAACTGTTCGTGCAGAACCGCATCGCGCCCGTCGCCCACTATCCCGATCTGCTGCTCGACACGCTGCGCTCGGTGGCGCCCGAAGGCGTCGACGATCCCGTCGTCGTCGTGCTGACGCCCGGTATGTACAACTCCGCCTACTTCGAGCACACCTTCCTTGCGCAGCAGATGGGCGTCGAACTGGTGGAAGGCAAGGATCTCTTCGTCGACGACAACTACGTGTTCATGCGCACCACGCAAGGGCCGCGGCGCGTGGACGTGATCTATCGGCGGGTCGACGACGACTTTCTCGATCCGCTCGCGTTCCGCCCGGATTCGGCGCTCGGCGTGCCGGGGCTGCTGACGGCGTATCGCGCGGGGCGTGTGGCGCTGGCGAACGCGATGGGCACAGGCATCGCCGACGACAAGTCGATCTATCCATACGTGCCCGACATGATCGAGTTCTATCTGGGTGAAAAGCCGATCCTGAACAACGTGCCGACCTACCAGTGCCGTAAGCCCGACGACCTCGCCTACACGCTCGCGCATCTGCCCGAGCTCGTCGTCAAGGAAGTACATGGCGCAGGCGGCTACGGGATGCTCGTCGGGCCGGCGTCGACGTCGGCGGAAATCGAGGCGTTCCGACAGCGGCTGATCGAAAAGCCCGCCGGCTACATCGCGCAGCCGACGCTCGCGCTGTCCGCCTGTCCGACCTTCGTCGAAGCGGGTATCGCGCCGCGCCATATCGATCTGCGTCCGTTCGTCCTGTCGGGCAAGACGGTGACGATGTGCGCGGGCGGCCTCACGCGCGTCGCGTTGCAGGAGGGCTCGCTGGTCGTCAATTCGTCGCAGGGAGGCGGCACGAAAGACACCTGGATGGTCGACTGA